Proteins from a genomic interval of Treponema succinifaciens DSM 2489:
- a CDS encoding tetratricopeptide repeat protein has translation MADELKPEEFSFSQTQEFNKTDGTNTAISELSKKGYQYLKDNSTKEAIEAFNQILNIEENNNYALVGLGDSERKQCHFKEAIEYYSKCLSCHPGNNYALFGLADCYKAINQYKKAIEIWEQYLVHDDRNITVLTRVADAYRKIRDFKKSKNLYLKVLDMEENNAYALIGLGHLHYDFKEYKDALFYWTQMLEMNPSHVDIRVLTSIGNCHRKIKTFEKGLPYFEKALELDPNNFYALFGIADCYRGMNQQFRSIGYWNKILEIDPKNKVILTRTGDAYRNTGDYSTAAEYYNRAMDIDFDIYAALGLALICKGEGKFEEATDRLNQLISGDPKNYRLYIDLADCHLKMNNKKEALETLHSFQKLGIKNQAINDFIDQIQEN, from the coding sequence ATGGCTGATGAATTGAAACCTGAGGAATTCAGTTTTTCCCAGACACAGGAATTCAACAAAACAGACGGTACCAACACAGCAATAAGCGAGCTTTCAAAAAAAGGCTATCAGTATTTAAAGGACAACAGCACAAAAGAAGCAATAGAAGCATTCAACCAGATTCTTAATATAGAAGAAAACAACAATTACGCACTTGTGGGGCTTGGCGACAGCGAGCGAAAGCAATGCCACTTCAAGGAAGCGATTGAATATTACTCAAAATGCCTTTCCTGCCACCCAGGAAACAACTACGCTCTTTTTGGACTTGCGGATTGCTACAAGGCAATAAATCAGTACAAAAAAGCCATAGAAATATGGGAGCAATATCTTGTCCATGACGACAGAAATATAACTGTTTTAACCAGAGTCGCCGATGCCTATAGAAAAATCAGGGATTTTAAAAAGTCAAAAAATCTTTATTTAAAAGTCCTTGACATGGAAGAAAACAATGCCTATGCGCTTATTGGTTTGGGGCATCTTCACTATGATTTTAAAGAATATAAAGACGCGCTTTTCTACTGGACGCAGATGCTTGAAATGAATCCTTCGCACGTGGACATTAGAGTTCTTACTTCAATAGGAAACTGCCACAGAAAAATCAAGACATTCGAAAAAGGACTTCCCTACTTTGAAAAGGCTCTTGAACTTGACCCGAACAATTTTTACGCCTTATTCGGAATCGCAGACTGCTACCGGGGAATGAACCAGCAGTTCCGCTCGATTGGATACTGGAATAAAATTCTTGAAATCGATCCGAAAAATAAAGTCATTTTGACACGCACCGGAGACGCATACAGAAACACAGGTGATTATTCCACAGCTGCAGAATATTACAACCGGGCAATGGATATCGATTTTGACATTTATGCCGCCTTGGGACTTGCGCTTATTTGCAAGGGAGAAGGAAAATTTGAAGAAGCGACAGACAGGCTTAATCAGCTTATAAGCGGAGATCCTAAAAACTACCGTCTTTACATAGATCTTGCGGATTGCCACCTAAAAATGAACAATAAAAAAGAAGCCTTGGAAACTCTTCATTCTTTCCAAAAGCTTGGAATAAAAAATCAGGCAATAAACGACTTCATAGACCAAATTCAAGAAAACTGA
- a CDS encoding D-2-hydroxyacid dehydrogenase, protein MKITVLDGNALNPGDLSWSPLEKFGQVAVFPRTEASLVAERIGDSDAILLNKINITEEILDKCPKLKYIGVQATGYNVIDLEACKRHNITVTNVPSYSTAGVAQLVFAFISEFACHTQLHSDSVMSGEWTNCPDFCYWKVPLIELEGKTLGIFGYGSIGSRVARIAEAYGMKVIVCTRTPKPEIKNPVDISTLFNESDFISLHAPLTEKTRNVVNKTTLSLMKKTAFLINTARGPLVNEKDVREFLDNGRIAGYAADVVSKEPMKKDNPLLGAKNCIITPHIAWAATETRQRLLNIVIENLKCFIMGKPQNVVS, encoded by the coding sequence ATGAAAATCACAGTTCTTGACGGCAATGCCTTGAATCCAGGCGATCTTTCCTGGTCGCCGCTAGAAAAATTCGGGCAAGTCGCAGTTTTTCCAAGGACAGAGGCTTCTCTAGTTGCAGAAAGAATTGGCGACAGTGATGCGATTCTTTTAAACAAAATAAACATAACAGAAGAAATCCTTGATAAATGCCCGAAGCTAAAATACATCGGAGTTCAGGCAACAGGCTACAATGTAATCGACTTGGAAGCCTGCAAAAGGCACAATATCACCGTAACAAACGTGCCATCTTACAGCACAGCAGGCGTTGCGCAGCTTGTTTTCGCTTTTATAAGTGAATTTGCCTGCCATACACAGCTTCATTCAGACAGCGTAATGTCCGGCGAGTGGACAAACTGCCCGGATTTCTGCTATTGGAAAGTTCCGCTGATTGAACTTGAAGGAAAAACTCTCGGAATTTTTGGCTACGGAAGCATAGGCTCAAGAGTTGCAAGAATCGCTGAAGCCTACGGAATGAAAGTTATTGTCTGCACCAGAACTCCAAAGCCTGAAATAAAAAATCCAGTTGACATTTCTACTTTGTTCAATGAATCAGATTTTATTTCCCTTCACGCGCCTTTAACTGAAAAAACTAGAAATGTCGTAAACAAAACAACACTTTCTTTAATGAAGAAAACTGCATTTTTAATAAACACAGCCAGAGGTCCGCTTGTAAATGAAAAAGATGTAAGAGAATTTCTTGACAACGGAAGAATTGCAGGCTATGCGGCAGATGTTGTAAGCAAAGAACCTATGAAAAAAGACAATCCTTTGCTTGGCGCAAAAAACTGCATTATAACTCCGCATATCGCCTGGGCTGCCACAGAAACAAGGCAAAGGCTTTTGAATATCGTAATAGAAAACCTAAAATGCTTTATCATGGGAAAGCCGCAGAATGTTGTTTCGTAA
- a CDS encoding substrate-binding domain-containing protein: protein MALIGGAVFTGCSKTGGDVVMNKDKPLVFFNRQPSDPTTGEIDMAAMNWNSKTYYVGFDAAGGGAVQGKLIADYLASADSAVIDRNGDGILGYVLCIGDVGHNDSKARTEGIRKALGTWDGSTDPGKVKEGSISVGGKTLKVVELEGKAMTGTDGSTWNANAATEAMGGWATKFGNQLDMVVSNNDGMAMGCLQASNYPAGVPVFGYDANADAIEAIGAGKLTGTVSQNVDAQATATLQVLRNLLDGLIGEDVYKKGISEPDSYGNKISAPVQYVDSTKALLAENSGVNSGNWQQYTAGNRDAGVKKSTAPSKKVLLTIYNSADNFLSSSYLPALQYYAPLLNIDLTVVQGDGQNESSCLDRFTNLNNYDAYAINMVKTNSGRDYTDKLKY, encoded by the coding sequence ATGGCTTTGATTGGCGGCGCGGTTTTTACCGGATGCTCTAAGACTGGCGGCGATGTTGTAATGAATAAAGACAAGCCGCTTGTTTTCTTTAATAGACAGCCTTCTGATCCTACAACTGGCGAAATTGATATGGCTGCAATGAACTGGAACAGCAAGACTTACTATGTTGGTTTTGATGCTGCCGGCGGCGGTGCTGTTCAGGGAAAGCTGATTGCTGACTATCTTGCTTCCGCAGATTCTGCCGTTATTGACCGCAACGGAGATGGAATTCTCGGATATGTTCTTTGCATTGGAGATGTCGGACACAATGACTCTAAGGCTCGTACAGAAGGAATCCGCAAGGCTCTCGGAACTTGGGATGGCTCTACAGATCCTGGAAAAGTAAAGGAAGGCTCTATTTCTGTAGGCGGAAAAACGCTAAAAGTTGTTGAGCTTGAAGGAAAGGCAATGACTGGAACTGACGGTTCTACTTGGAATGCAAACGCTGCTACAGAGGCAATGGGCGGCTGGGCTACAAAGTTCGGAAATCAGCTTGACATGGTAGTTTCTAACAATGATGGAATGGCGATGGGCTGTCTTCAGGCTTCAAACTATCCAGCTGGAGTTCCGGTATTCGGATATGATGCAAATGCTGACGCAATCGAGGCAATCGGTGCTGGAAAACTCACAGGAACTGTTTCCCAGAATGTGGATGCTCAGGCTACAGCGACTCTTCAGGTTCTTCGCAATCTTCTCGATGGGCTTATAGGCGAAGATGTTTACAAGAAAGGAATTTCAGAGCCGGATTCTTACGGAAACAAGATTTCTGCTCCTGTTCAGTATGTTGATTCAACAAAAGCTTTGCTTGCTGAAAACTCTGGCGTAAACAGCGGAAACTGGCAGCAGTACACAGCAGGAAACCGCGATGCAGGTGTAAAGAAATCAACTGCTCCATCAAAGAAAGTTTTGCTTACAATTTACAACTCAGCGGACAACTTCCTTTCATCTTCTTATCTTCCGGCTTTGCAGTACTACGCTCCGCTTTTGAATATTGACCTTACTGTAGTTCAAGGAGACGGACAGAACGAATCCAGCTGTCTTGACAGATTTACAAACCTTAACAACTATGATGCTTATGCAATCAACATGGTTAAGACAAACTCTGGAAGAGACTATACAGACAAGCTCAAGTACTAA
- the rsmD gene encoding 16S rRNA (guanine(966)-N(2))-methyltransferase RsmD, which yields MRITGGKLKGRVTETPYGKMAIRPAMDKMRESVFNIIGFSLEGKSFLDLFSGSGTIALEAVSHGASAVTLCEMDKSKAKTILKNVKMAEEVGVRINCRFMSVELFLKRCKEKFDYIFLDPPFPYKFRKELVETAGTRELLTKNGQLLIHYPAEDPLPDKIGNLVLSDKRIYGRSIVNFYKYEENAEQTN from the coding sequence ATGAGAATTACAGGCGGAAAGCTAAAAGGGCGTGTTACAGAAACTCCTTACGGAAAAATGGCGATTCGTCCTGCAATGGACAAAATGAGAGAGTCCGTTTTCAACATAATAGGATTCTCTCTTGAAGGAAAATCATTTCTTGACTTGTTCAGCGGGTCTGGAACAATTGCGCTTGAAGCAGTTTCGCATGGGGCTTCCGCAGTAACACTTTGCGAAATGGACAAGTCAAAGGCAAAGACAATCCTTAAAAATGTAAAAATGGCTGAAGAAGTTGGAGTTCGCATAAACTGCCGATTTATGTCTGTTGAGCTTTTTTTGAAACGCTGCAAAGAAAAATTTGACTATATATTTTTAGATCCGCCTTTTCCATATAAATTCAGAAAAGAACTTGTGGAAACTGCCGGAACAAGAGAACTTCTTACAAAAAACGGCCAGCTTTTAATCCACTATCCTGCCGAAGATCCGCTTCCTGACAAAATAGGCAACCTCGTTCTTTCGGACAAAAGAATTTACGGACGCTCAATCGTAAACTTCTATAAATATGAAGAAAACGCTGAACAGACAAACTAA
- a CDS encoding ankyrin repeat domain-containing protein, translated as MKKKFLFVFLLAALIPAAMYAKDNVDYELLAKQGTEAEIRQAFKENRNLSTQVFGTSRETFLMLALKNDRDIDIISLCLEKESNPSAKTKEGKTPLMYAAQYSSDQNVIDLVSKYGIVLKRSRDARVLQKDKSGMDSFAYARMNPEYSVYQKLTEYTEDPQGLYVPEPPAQETADVPTTEAAQNSEQTASVSADSNSNEQNASNAKQAEIQQYASAFLLDYAENEDKPAEQPPANKTEYIENPNAADKNGVTLLMRAAKAGNDWDVNLLLKNGADVNLRDKDGWTALMYAVRYQNNLNILNMLIENAAYIRVRNKFNATPLLMAADYSQNPEIISVLLKNRSVSEDEVFRAFIFAITGNSSSDHIREAKIKLFLDMGIPLNRLWKGQTPLMYAAQYGKSTLVLKQLIDAGANPALQDENGNTAFEYAKANKNLAHDDIYWSLNGAN; from the coding sequence ATGAAGAAGAAGTTTTTATTTGTATTTTTACTGGCCGCGCTTATTCCTGCCGCCATGTACGCAAAAGACAATGTTGACTACGAGCTGCTTGCAAAACAGGGAACAGAAGCAGAAATCCGTCAGGCATTTAAAGAAAACCGAAACCTTTCCACACAGGTGTTCGGAACCAGCAGAGAGACGTTTCTTATGCTCGCCCTGAAAAATGACAGAGACATTGACATAATAAGCCTTTGCCTTGAAAAAGAGTCGAATCCAAGCGCAAAAACGAAGGAAGGAAAAACTCCGCTGATGTACGCAGCCCAGTATTCCTCAGACCAAAATGTAATCGACCTTGTTTCAAAGTACGGGATTGTTTTAAAGCGCAGCCGGGACGCAAGAGTTCTGCAGAAAGACAAAAGCGGAATGGACTCGTTCGCCTACGCAAGAATGAATCCTGAATACAGTGTTTATCAAAAGCTCACGGAATACACAGAAGATCCTCAAGGACTTTATGTTCCAGAGCCGCCAGCACAGGAAACTGCCGATGTTCCAACGACAGAAGCCGCGCAAAATTCAGAGCAGACAGCGTCAGTTTCAGCTGATTCAAATTCAAATGAACAAAACGCTTCAAATGCAAAACAGGCTGAAATTCAGCAGTATGCAAGCGCATTCCTCTTAGACTATGCAGAAAACGAAGACAAGCCGGCAGAACAGCCGCCTGCAAATAAAACTGAATACATAGAAAATCCGAACGCGGCAGACAAAAACGGCGTTACGCTTCTTATGAGGGCAGCAAAAGCCGGAAACGACTGGGACGTAAATTTACTTCTTAAAAACGGAGCAGACGTAAATCTTAGGGACAAAGACGGCTGGACAGCTTTAATGTATGCTGTAAGATACCAAAACAACCTGAACATCCTTAATATGCTTATTGAAAATGCCGCATATATCCGTGTAAGAAACAAATTCAACGCCACTCCGCTTTTAATGGCTGCAGACTATTCACAGAATCCTGAAATAATTTCAGTTCTCCTAAAAAATAGAAGCGTTTCCGAGGATGAAGTTTTCAGGGCATTTATCTTTGCAATAACAGGAAATTCGTCTTCCGACCACATCCGCGAAGCAAAAATCAAGCTGTTTCTTGACATGGGAATTCCGCTAAACCGCTTGTGGAAAGGACAAACTCCATTGATGTACGCGGCACAATACGGAAAATCAACTTTGGTTTTAAAGCAGCTAATAGACGCAGGCGCAAATCCGGCACTTCAGGATGAAAACGGAAACACAGCCTTTGAATACGCAAAAGCAAACAAAAATCTTGCCCACGACGACATTTACTGGTCTCTTAACGGAGCAAACTAA
- the rlmN gene encoding 23S rRNA (adenine(2503)-C(2))-methyltransferase RlmN — MEKKVSLSGLFPEEIAKAIQLSPLFRAKQIYEWISKGAESFEQMTNIDKTTRKFLEENVLLRSSKVTEVLKDPDGTIKLQISLSDGLAIETVLLTDKEGRKTACVSCQAGCAMGCAFCQTGRLGLGRNLTAGEIVEEFFFMEKEAGTLDNIVFMGMGEPLQNLDAIRKAVAILTDKKGRGLSPRRITLSTCGLISGIYELAENGPFVRLAISLTTADPALREQLMPVSKGNPLPELKTAIKFYSEKTGKRITLEAALLSGQNTGLESAKRMAEFAAGLDAYINLIPWNPVQGLQFKTPSRKECEEFVKILQNANLKVNLRTRRGVKIGGACGQLGRSVASSI; from the coding sequence ATGGAAAAAAAAGTTTCACTTTCGGGGCTTTTCCCTGAAGAAATAGCAAAAGCAATACAATTGTCGCCGTTGTTCCGTGCAAAACAGATTTACGAATGGATTTCAAAAGGCGCGGAATCTTTTGAGCAGATGACAAATATCGACAAAACCACTCGAAAGTTTTTGGAAGAAAATGTCCTTTTGCGCTCTTCAAAAGTAACAGAAGTTTTAAAAGACCCGGACGGAACAATAAAACTTCAAATCTCCCTTTCAGACGGACTTGCAATAGAAACAGTCCTTTTAACAGACAAAGAAGGAAGAAAAACAGCCTGCGTAAGTTGTCAGGCGGGCTGCGCAATGGGCTGCGCTTTTTGCCAGACAGGACGGCTTGGACTCGGAAGAAATCTTACCGCCGGAGAAATTGTCGAAGAATTCTTTTTTATGGAAAAAGAAGCTGGAACCTTGGATAACATTGTTTTTATGGGAATGGGCGAACCTCTTCAAAACCTAGATGCAATAAGAAAAGCCGTGGCGATTTTAACAGATAAAAAAGGAAGAGGATTAAGCCCCAGAAGAATCACGTTAAGCACTTGCGGACTTATAAGCGGAATCTACGAACTTGCGGAAAACGGACCTTTTGTGCGCCTTGCAATTTCCTTAACAACAGCCGACCCAGCTCTCCGAGAACAGCTTATGCCAGTTTCAAAAGGAAATCCATTACCTGAATTAAAAACGGCGATAAAATTTTATTCAGAAAAAACTGGAAAAAGAATTACATTGGAAGCCGCCCTTCTTTCAGGACAAAACACAGGATTAGAAAGCGCAAAACGAATGGCTGAATTTGCCGCAGGGCTTGACGCATACATAAACCTCATTCCATGGAATCCAGTTCAAGGTTTACAATTTAAGACTCCTTCAAGGAAAGAATGCGAGGAATTTGTAAAAATTCTTCAGAATGCAAACCTTAAAGTAAACTTAAGAACTCGCAGAGGTGTAAAAATTGGCGGAGCATGCGGTCAATTAGGCCGTTCTGTGGCTTCAAGCATTTAA
- a CDS encoding GH36-type glycosyl hydrolase domain-containing protein — protein MKFGHYDDVNREYVIETPQTPYPWINYLGNEKFFSLISNTAGGYAFYTDARLRRLTRYRYNDIPLDSNGRYFYIKDGDTVWNPAWQPTQTPLDSYECRHGFGYTKFASKKNDVSAKVLCMVPNGVNCEVEMVTLKNEGKSEKKLSLVSFIEWCLYNASDDCQNFQRNFSTGEVEIEGSVIYHKTEYRERRNHFTFYSVNAPVDGFDTDRETWLGLYNPLSNPKSVMEGKSGNSVADGWSPIASHRLNVELKAGEEKTFVFVLGYVENDQDKKWTTQTKGELLRTNTASGIINKEKAYAIQERFSTKEKVEKEFSILKEFWNEILSHFTLKTGDEKLDRMALWNQYQCVVTYNFARSASYFESGIGRGMGFRDTSQDMLGAAHQLPNSRIRERLFDVAATQFEDGSAYHQFQPLTKRGNADIGSNFNDDPLWLVLGVGRYICETGDKDFLNEMVPFDNSETNKATMYEHLKRSYRYITTHMGPHGLPLIGRADWNDCLNLNCFSMNPNDSFQTCTNKEGKNAESVMIAEMFVYVTPDYAAMCRLQGDEEEAKFAEEAAKKMEEAICTAGWDGEWYVRAYDDAGNKIGSHECNDGKIFIESQGFGTMAKVGKDKGYPEKSLDSVKKYLDSKYGIVICWPAYQDYHIELGEVSSYPPGYKENGGIFCHNNPWVIIGEVVNGRPQDAFEHYKKIAPAYVEEISDIHRTEPYVYSQMVAGKEARREGEAKNSWLTGTAAWNFVALSQYLCGLRPSYEGLVVEPRLPEHVKTAEMTRKFRGVEYIISVKNNKNDGAVKVEVVSGGKANGTTVVADNGAKQVKVSVTVG, from the coding sequence ATGAAATTTGGACATTATGATGATGTAAACAGGGAATACGTCATTGAAACTCCACAGACACCTTACCCTTGGATTAACTACCTTGGAAATGAGAAGTTTTTCTCTCTTATTTCCAACACAGCAGGTGGTTATGCCTTTTATACAGACGCCCGTTTGCGCCGTTTGACCCGTTACCGTTACAATGACATTCCGCTTGACTCTAACGGACGCTATTTCTATATCAAGGACGGAGATACGGTTTGGAATCCTGCCTGGCAGCCAACACAGACTCCTCTTGACAGCTACGAGTGCCGTCACGGATTTGGATATACAAAATTCGCTTCTAAGAAAAACGATGTTTCCGCCAAGGTTCTTTGCATGGTTCCTAATGGCGTTAACTGCGAAGTTGAAATGGTTACGCTCAAAAACGAAGGAAAGTCTGAAAAAAAACTTTCGCTTGTTTCTTTTATTGAGTGGTGTCTTTACAACGCTTCTGACGACTGCCAGAACTTCCAGAGAAACTTTTCTACCGGAGAAGTTGAAATTGAAGGCAGCGTAATTTATCACAAGACTGAATACCGCGAGCGCCGCAACCACTTTACATTCTATTCTGTAAACGCTCCTGTTGACGGATTTGACACAGACCGCGAGACTTGGCTTGGTCTTTACAATCCTCTTTCTAACCCAAAGTCTGTAATGGAAGGAAAAAGCGGAAACTCTGTCGCTGACGGATGGAGTCCGATTGCTTCTCACCGCCTGAATGTTGAGCTTAAAGCCGGCGAGGAAAAAACTTTTGTTTTTGTTCTTGGATACGTTGAAAATGACCAGGACAAAAAGTGGACAACACAGACAAAAGGCGAGCTTCTTCGTACAAATACAGCAAGCGGAATCATCAACAAAGAAAAGGCTTATGCAATTCAGGAAAGATTCAGCACAAAAGAAAAAGTAGAAAAGGAATTCAGCATTCTTAAGGAATTCTGGAACGAAATTCTTTCTCACTTCACTCTTAAGACTGGAGATGAAAAGCTTGACCGCATGGCTCTGTGGAATCAGTACCAGTGCGTTGTTACATACAACTTTGCGCGCTCAGCTTCTTACTTTGAAAGCGGAATTGGACGAGGAATGGGCTTCCGTGATACTTCTCAGGATATGCTCGGCGCGGCTCATCAGCTTCCTAACTCAAGAATCCGCGAGCGTCTTTTTGATGTTGCCGCTACACAGTTTGAGGACGGTTCAGCTTACCATCAGTTCCAGCCTCTTACAAAACGCGGAAACGCAGATATCGGCTCTAACTTTAATGACGATCCGCTCTGGCTTGTGCTTGGCGTTGGACGCTATATTTGCGAAACTGGCGACAAGGACTTCCTTAATGAAATGGTTCCGTTTGACAACAGCGAGACAAACAAGGCAACAATGTACGAGCACCTTAAACGCTCTTACCGCTACATCACAACTCACATGGGACCGCACGGACTTCCTCTTATCGGACGCGCTGACTGGAACGACTGCTTGAATTTGAACTGCTTCAGCATGAATCCGAACGATTCTTTCCAGACTTGCACAAACAAGGAAGGCAAGAACGCTGAATCCGTAATGATTGCGGAAATGTTTGTCTATGTAACTCCTGACTATGCCGCGATGTGCCGTCTTCAGGGAGATGAAGAGGAAGCTAAGTTTGCAGAGGAAGCCGCCAAGAAAATGGAAGAGGCAATCTGTACAGCTGGTTGGGACGGAGAATGGTATGTGCGCGCTTATGACGATGCCGGAAACAAGATTGGCTCGCATGAATGCAATGACGGAAAAATCTTTATTGAGTCGCAGGGATTTGGAACAATGGCAAAAGTCGGAAAAGACAAAGGCTATCCAGAAAAATCTCTTGACAGCGTAAAGAAATATCTTGATTCAAAGTACGGAATTGTAATCTGCTGGCCTGCATATCAGGATTACCACATTGAGCTTGGTGAAGTCTCGTCTTATCCGCCTGGATACAAAGAAAACGGAGGAATTTTCTGCCACAACAATCCGTGGGTAATTATCGGTGAAGTTGTAAACGGACGTCCTCAGGATGCGTTTGAGCATTACAAGAAGATTGCTCCGGCTTATGTTGAGGAGATTTCAGACATCCACCGCACAGAGCCTTATGTTTACAGCCAGATGGTCGCTGGAAAAGAGGCTCGCCGCGAAGGTGAGGCAAAGAACTCTTGGCTTACAGGAACAGCCGCTTGGAACTTTGTTGCATTGAGCCAGTATCTTTGCGGACTTCGGCCAAGCTATGAAGGTCTTGTTGTGGAGCCTCGTCTTCCGGAGCACGTAAAGACTGCTGAAATGACACGCAAATTCCGCGGAGTTGAATACATAATCAGTGTAAAGAACAATAAGAACGACGGAGCTGTAAAAGTTGAAGTTGTTTCTGGCGGAAAAGCTAACGGAACTACAGTTGTTGCCGACAACGGCGCAAAGCAGGTTAAGGTTTCTGTAACTGTAGGCTGA
- a CDS encoding LacI family DNA-binding transcriptional regulator produces MTITEIAKKSGVSIGTVDRVLHNRGKVSEKTKLAVEAVIEKYGYTPNPLARTLKKNKPFVIGVLMPPPGTGSGYWQMIFKGMKEAESELSAFGIKLEFEYFDRTEYGSMTKASQRLFEKNLQALITVPIVPQEAEEIFSHIEIPYIFVDSPLPRANPVITIAQNPYRGGQCAGHIMKLLKGSGKFSVLRFYKDSYNLLERLRGFTDYFKNDTNCQVIETISPNGTNQVIFNFLDNLFKSEPEINGIFATHTEGFIIGQYLSYTNRKNKVALISYDMQEQNRNGLMTGNIDCVISQRPEYQGYTSVNEIFKSKVLLQEIPQRIFVPIDVIFKENAGEYNPIKL; encoded by the coding sequence ATGACAATAACAGAAATAGCAAAAAAATCAGGCGTTTCAATCGGAACAGTGGACAGAGTTCTGCACAACAGAGGAAAAGTTTCTGAAAAAACAAAGCTTGCGGTAGAAGCCGTAATCGAAAAATACGGATACACACCAAATCCGCTTGCCCGCACACTAAAAAAGAACAAGCCTTTTGTTATTGGCGTTTTAATGCCTCCTCCCGGAACTGGAAGCGGTTACTGGCAAATGATTTTCAAGGGAATGAAAGAAGCTGAATCAGAACTTTCTGCATTCGGAATAAAACTTGAATTTGAATATTTTGACAGAACTGAATACGGCTCAATGACAAAGGCTTCACAAAGGCTTTTTGAAAAGAACTTGCAGGCTTTGATAACAGTTCCAATCGTTCCGCAGGAAGCTGAGGAAATATTCAGCCATATAGAAATTCCTTACATTTTCGTAGACTCCCCGCTGCCAAGAGCAAATCCAGTTATCACAATCGCGCAGAATCCGTACAGAGGCGGACAATGCGCAGGACATATAATGAAACTCCTAAAGGGAAGCGGAAAATTTTCTGTGCTCCGGTTTTACAAGGATTCATACAACCTTTTGGAACGGCTAAGAGGATTCACGGATTATTTTAAGAACGACACAAACTGCCAAGTAATAGAAACAATATCTCCAAACGGCACAAACCAAGTAATTTTCAACTTTCTGGACAACTTGTTCAAGTCCGAGCCAGAAATAAATGGAATTTTCGCAACTCACACGGAAGGCTTTATAATCGGCCAGTATCTTAGCTACACAAACAGAAAAAACAAAGTCGCACTGATAAGCTATGATATGCAGGAACAAAATAGAAACGGACTTATGACCGGAAACATAGACTGCGTTATTTCCCAGCGTCCAGAATATCAAGGCTATACAAGCGTGAATGAAATTTTCAAGAGCAAAGTTCTTCTTCAAGAAATTCCGCAGAGAATCTTTGTTCCTATCGATGTGATTTTCAAGGAAAACGCAGGCGAATACAATCCCATAAAGTTATAA